Genomic DNA from Leptotrichia wadei:
CATTCCTGTACTTCTTAAAACAATATCTATCCACTCTTCATCTGTAAATTTTTCTCTTAAATCTTTAAACTCTTCAAAATCAATTTCTGGCATTTGTACAGGTGTTAATTTTTTTATAATTACAGGATTTCCTTTTTTATCGTCTTCATCATAATAATATTCCAACTGAATAATACACCAAATACCTCCTCCTAACAATCTCTCGTATTTAGAAGGATAAACATCTGATACTGGAACACTTTTTAACGATAAATTAGAAAATTCAGCTTCATGTCTATTCTCCTTAAAATTTAACTTTACAGTAACCTTGTCAATTATTGTATAAGATCCATTTTCTCTTAATTTTGATTTTATTCTTTCGGCTTCATCAGGTCTTACATAATTTTGTGCTAAGATTCTTTTTACTGTTTTCATTCCTTCTTCTATATCTTCTTCATTTTCTGAAGAACAATACATTCCCAATAAATATTCAAGCACATATATAGGAACATTTGCCCCTTCCCTTATCTTTTTTGTCAAATCTTTTCTAACAACTTTTCCAGAAAAATATTTATTTAACTTTTCACTTAATGTTTCTTTGTCATTATTAGCCTCTTTTAAACAATCATTATCCTCAAAAATTTGACAATAATCTTTATTCACTTTTTCCTCCTTTAATATCTCTTGTTTCAAATAAAAAAATTATTTATCAAAATCCAAAATCATCTGAAAATAATATATCTATTATTATTTTTTTCCTTTCTTCAATTTTAGTTTCTATATTTTTTACAACCAAATAATACTCTTCATCTTTTTTATATTTTTTATTTATTAAAGTAAATCTTAGTTTTTTTATTCTTTTTACAGTTTCAGTTTCTTCACTATTTGCTTTATAATTTTCTATATTTGAAATTATACTCTCATTACTATCAATAAAATATATTTCAAATTCTGTAGGTTTTATAATATCTGTTACAGCACTTTTTTGAAGAAAATCAAGCGAGATTTTCAAATTAGTTATTTTGTTAATTTCTGATATTAAACCAACTTTTACCAATTCCGTGTCTACTGATCCTTTTGCAGTTTTTACTTTTATAACTGGAACAATTAATTCTTGTAACGAAATTCCACCATGATAATAATTTTGTCCACCACCACTAACCTTAAATACACTAGAAGTATTTGGTGAAATTACTTTTAAATTTTCATTTTTATTATTTAAAACATCTGACATATTTATTTCATTTGTACCAATTTCGCCATATTCATTTTCCGTTACTATGTATCTCCTATTCACAACATCATTTTTACTCGAAAAGTTTTCTATTTTATCACTTTCATCTATTTTTCTTCTTTTGTAAATAAATCCGTGATCTGCTGTTACTATTATATTATTAATAGATTCCACTCTAAGTTTTTTTATCAAATTCATAATTTCTTCTATCGCTTTTTGACACGCCTCAAATACTTCATTTTCAGTATTTGACTTATCTCCTATCGAATCAATTTGATTATGATAAATATAAAGTTTTTTCTTATTTCTAAATACCTCTCTTAATTCGTTTTTTGAACATCTAAATACTTCATCAAAATCTAAAGCTACTGAATTTTCATCATAACTTTTTAAAATTTTTTCTCTTTTTACTCTGTCATTGCAAGCTTTTCCATCAATAAGTACTGAAAAATCACCATTTTCGACCTCTATTTCTATTTTGTCATGCGGAAGCAATGCTGCCATACCTAATTTTGTGACAGAAGGTATAATCCCTAACTGATATTCTATTTCAGCATCTACAGTTTCATCTCTACTCATCTTATAAAATAATTCTCTCCCCGTTTCATACCTCAAAGCATCAGAAATTATTACTACAATTCTATTTTTATTAATTTCAACATAATTTTTGTAAAAATCCTTTTGTAAATTTATTTTCTTAGGAAGCTCTCTATAATTAAGTAGGTCATTAAATTTTATATTTGCAGGATTTAAAAATTTATCAGTATATTTGGTTTCTAATAATTCTAACAACCTACTGTACTTTTCACTATTTTCTGTTAATTGATCATAGTAATAACAAAATTTCCTATAATATGTATCAATCATATAATCTTTTTGAGCATATTTTTCTATTATTTCTAATAAATCACTACAAGTTTCAAAATTTGTATTTTTTATTCCTTTGTAAGCATATTCCAATATTTTATACTCTATCTTTAATTTTAAATTATCAATATTTTTCTCTCTTCGTAATTCTATTATCTCTTCTATAGATTTATCTTGCAACTTTGCTGAAAAATTCTCATCAACAATTCTTTCAACTATCCATTTCGTTATTTTTTCATCAGGAAAATCAAATATATCAAGTTCCAAAAGATATTCAGGTAAAATATTTTTAAAATATTTATTTCCATCTATAATAGAATAAACTTCTGAAACAAGATTTTTAAAAATTTCTCTATATTCAGAAATCTGTCGCAACCTATTTAAAAATACCATAACGGTACTTCTTATACTTAGTTCCTTAAATCTAACAGGAATTTCTCTTGTTATTTTTTCAGAAGCATAAGTTAAAAATATTCCAATAAGTAACTTAGTTAAACTCGGATCATCATCAACATATCCAAATTTTAATCTACATAATTCCCAAAATTTCTCTTCAAGATTATATTTATTAAACTCTACAAGATATCTACTTTCTTTTCTGTTTTTATCAGTAATTAAAATTCTTACTACATCATCAAAACCCTTAAATATTTCAGCTTTTGAATTAGTAATAATTCTCATCATTATAATTTCAATATCTTCTTTTTTATTAACTCCCTTCTCTTCTACCAATTTTTCAAATTTTTCTCTTCGATCTTTTGCTGCAAAAAACTTTCTATGTCTTTCCATAACTTCTTTAAACTCATCATTTAAATTTAAATTTTGAGCTATTATTGAAATTGGATCTGGTGAAAATAATTTCGAATACATTATAGTATCAGCAAGATGATTATCCCTGTCTTCACTTCTCTTAAAAGGAGCATAAATCAAATAATTACTCTCCTTATCCTCTCTTTCAAGACGTAATTTTGTCTTAAATAACTCGTCTTGTTTCAATCTCAATAACTTAACATTTTCCAATTTCAATTCTTCTATCTCTGACAGAAATTCTTGCTTTTCATCATACCAAAAAACAATTCTTCTTCCTTCTTTCTTAAATTCACTATTAAGTACTTTTGTAATTTGTTCTAAATTCAATTTTCTCACTCCATGATTTTCTATATTTTTAAATAAAAAAGCCTCATTTATTTCTTTTTAAATAAAAGAGACTCATAAAATCTTTATTTTTAAAAATTATCTAACCTTAGTATCATTGTTCTTAATTTATTTTCTGAACTAAATTCTTTCATCAGATTAAATCCATAAGCTGTTTCTATCTCTACTTCTAAATTGCTTCAATATTTTCCCTTTAATATACTCTTCATCTTTTATATCTGCTATTATATCCTGTAATGAAATAACTCTATTATTCTTCATCCTTTGAAGAATATCCAAACATTTTTCTTATTTTTTCCAGGTCATCTATAATTTCAAAATCAACATCAAGTTTTTTAACTTTCTTTTTACTTTCCATTGCTTCCAGTACTTCATCCGTATATCTTACAGGAATTCTCAAAGCATCAAGTAATATACTTTCTGTAGCCATAATTACCACTCTCCTCTTTTTTAACTTTATTTTCATTTTTATGGTACCATATCTATTTTAGAGTGTCAATTGGATTTCAATTTATTCTATAACTCATAATGACCTTTACATGATGCTATTATAATCAAATCATTTTTTATTTTATAAACAACTCTATTTTTTTCGTCAATTCTTCTGCTCCACCAGCCACTCAAATTATTTTTTAATGCTTCAGGTTTCCAATACCTGTATACCAATTTCTTTGTATATCTTTTATTATACTGTTTACTTTTTTCAGAATTTTCTTATCTTCCTACTGCCATTGGCAGTAATCACCCCAAGCTTTTTCCTCCCACAATATTTTCACGTTATCACTCCTCAATCAAATCATGTTCTACTAATTTTGCTTTTCCTGATTCAATATCTGCAATAACTTTTTCTAAATATTTCATATTACTTTCAGAATAAAACGGATCCGCAGTAATTTCAAAAGGTATTCTTTTTTCTTTAGTAACTTTAGTCGCAAATATCGTAAATGCAGTTGTCATTGACATTCCCATTTCACGGCATATTTTTTCCATTTCTTTTTTAATTTTTTCGTCAATACGAAAATTAATCATTGCCTGTGCCATATTAATCACTCTCCTTAATTGCAAGTATACTCTATAATTTTAATTTTGTCAATCATTTTCTTTACAAAAAACATACAATATATATATATATATATATATATATTGTGTTAAAGCCATTTCTTTTATTTAATGCATTTATACACAACAATATTAATAATACAAACTATTGCTAATACTGAATAAAGTAAAAATCTATTTTTATCAAAAAATTTTGTATCTACACCTGTTTTCTTCATATTTTCTAGCATTCCAATTTTAGAAAATTCAAAATAAATCCAACTACCTAATGTTGACCAATAAAAAGAAATAATTCCTTCCGATTCAAGCATTATGTAAAACCAAAACTGATATACCATATAAATTATTAAACCTAAAATAATGAACAATAACTCATTTTCTTTTCCTGTATTCTCTTTTGTTTTCTTTCTAAAGTATTCCATAATAAAAATTATGCCTAAACCCAGACCACCTGTAAGAAATGCAGAAGCCATTAAAATTAATGCCATAATTAAATTTATAATCATTTTTAATTTCCCTTTCTTTAATAATGGTTTTATGTCTCTTTATTTAATTGTTATTGTCCTTTTGCCCCAAATTTTATATAATTTTCGAGACAGTTTACAAATAATATTTTTATATTTATTTTACCTTCCCCAATATCTCATATTTCTTCCCATCACGTCCAGTCTGCACTTTTTCATAATTAACTTTCACTCCGTCATCCAAATCAATCGAAATATATTCTGAAGACAAGTGATTCATCTTCTCATCAAATTGTTTACATTCTTCAAGCTGTAATTTTATCTTTTTCAGTTCCTGCTCAGCTTTTTTCCTGTTATTATTACTTTCAATTTCATCTTTCAGAAAACTTGCCCTTCTTTCATAATGTTTCTGTAGCTCATGCAAATATCCAATTCTAACTTTTGCTGTAGTCTGTTCATTATAGCGATGCATATAAATCAGTGCTTTAAATCCATTTTTCTTTCCAGCGTCATAAAGCCAATAAATCGGTCTTTTTTTGTATCTTTTTACGTGGTCTTTATAAAAATCTTTCAAGAAATACTCTCTTATAATTTCTTTTGGAGCATTATTCTTGTCAGACAAGGCTTGTGCGATAAATTTAAGATTTTCTTCAAGTATTTCTTCTCCATATACTGTTTTTACAAATTCTACAAATCTTGTAACAATATCATCACTAAAATATTTACTGTCCGTAATTGGAATACAGTTATCTTCATCAGGGATAAATTTGCTATATTTATTTTTTTCAAATTCTCCTCCTGCAAATGCAAGACCTTCCTCATCAAGTGAATAACGCCCGAACATACATCCAACAGCATAAGAAATAAATTGTTTTACAACATCTGCTTTTGTTAGAACATAGTTATTCCCTTTAATTTCATCATTTATTTCATCATCTGTATCAAATATTTTAGCTATTGTTATATCTTTATCACTTACATCTGAAGTCAGTTCATCCTGCAACCCATAAATATCAATAAAAATTCTATTTAATTCCTCTTCATTTTCCTTCAATTTTAAAAACTGATTATTTGTAAATTCTTTATATTGACTATATGCTTCTTCTATTAATGTTATTTGTGTTTTATCAATTTTCTTATTTTCAACATTCCCATTTTCTCCTATTTTTACATTCTCAAATTCTTCCACATATCTTTCAATATTAACCAATGGGCTTACTTTAAAATCCCATGCCGTCTCAAATGTATTCCAGTCATATTTTGAGATTTTGATACAGTCATCAACTATTGATATTACTTTTGGTTTTATTTGTTCGTTTTCTATAACTGGAAAATTATTAAAATCTCCTACTTGTAAATTCACAGTTGGATTTAACATATTAAAAATAAAATTAGATATTTTAGTTCCCATTATACCTAAAATGTATTTTAATCTTAATTTATTTTCAGAAAATGCTGACATTCCTGAAACATCATGTATACTGCCTAATTCTCTATATCTTATACTATATCCTCCACTTGTTATCAATGGCCAAGTTATTGCTTCTTTAAAATAATAAGAAATATTTTTTATAGTTCTACTATAATTTTTATACAATTTACTAGCATATTCTTTTATTTCTTTTCCATTATTTTCCCAATTTACTACATAATCATAGTTTCCGTACCATTGTCGTCTTCCACCACCTTTATTATATGTATACCATTTATATCCATTACCTTCTGTTTCTTCTATTGATTTTGTATTGTAACTTATTTTCTCTTCTTCCACTTCATACCATTGTCTTAAAAAGAGATTGTTATCTGACGATGCTAATCCTTGCTTTGGCTCTATTAGTTCAGAAGTTTTTATTCCTTTTTCAAAATCTTCCAACAAATTTTCACTAGCCCAATATCCTATTGGCATTCCTGGTATTTTTTCAAAATTTTCTTTTACTTTCCTAAAATAATATTTTTTATCTTTATTTTCTACCGTTTCTAAAAACTTATTTCTTTTATTTTTTTCTCCTGGAAAATCAACTAACCTTATATAGCTTCCCTTAAAGTTACTTATTTTATTTTTTCTTTGAATCCATACAGTCGTTTGTACTACTTCACCACCTATTTCATCAAAAGCCCTTGTTCCTAGATGTACCATATTCAGTATTTCTATTAATGTCATTTTTTCTCTTAATTTTTCATAACTAGATAAAAACATCCATGCATGCATTGTAATCATTGAACAGAATCCATTTTCAGCTGTCAAACTGTTACATTTTTCTATAAACACAGCAAACATATCCGACTTACTATCTGGATAATTCTTTTTTGTATATTTTGACAATTTAGAATCCATCATTGAACTTCCCATATATGGTGGATTTGTTGCAACTACTTCATATTTTTTTGATAGTATTTCTGATGTTTTTATTACATAATAAAATTTATTTTTTATTTCTTCTTTTTTTAATTCATCAAATAAATTATAGAAATCTGTATTTTCTATTTCTAATAATCTATTTTTTATTTTGTTATAATCTATTTTTGGTACTTCTATCAAACTTCCATATTCCTTTGCATCTAAAAACGAATTATAAATCAAATCAAGTTCGTCTTTTATTTTATTATTTCCATTTGAGATAAAATCTATTACTTCTTTATTAATATCATTACTCTCTCTTGTATAACAGATATTTAACTCCAATTTTTTAGAAAAAATTCTTTTATAATATTCTCTTGCCTTCATCATTAAAGCAAAATATGCCAACTGATATGCTCTTTTATCTATATCAAGACCATAAATATTATTTTCCAGTATTGACTGAACTGCATCTCTGTTGGAATAACCTAAATTTGAATAAATATCCATTAATACATCAAAAGCGTAGACAAGTATATGTCCACTTCCCATACATGGATCTATTATTTTTATTTCTTCTACTTTCATTTCCTTATAATTTTCATTCAGTTTTTCCAGTTTACTTTCAATTTCTTCTTCCTGTTTTTCTCCCTTTACAAGAAATTTCCATTTTTCCTCTAAATTTTCATTTGGATGTCCTTCCATCCATAAATTCCCTAAACTGTTTTCCACCATATATTTTACTATCCATTTTGGTGTAAATAATTGTGTTTTCGCAGGTATGTCATCCTGTTCCACTTTTTTCCCTTTTTTTGTTTTTTTATCTACTTCCTTCTTCTTTTCTTCATTATAATACTGATAAAGCCACCCAATTACCTCAATCTGTCCTTCTTTTTTAATATCAAAGCTTTCTTTAGGCACTCCATCCACTAACTTTCTCAAAATACCTTCTTCATCATTTATCGAAATTGGTAGCAGTAATTCTGAATAATCTTCAGCTTCTTCAAATAATTCAGGCAATATTTCATTAAGTTTGTTACATTTTTTTATAAATAAAAATCTAAAAAGTTCTTCTGTTTTACTTTCTTCTTTTAAATTATAAACATAATTTTTCTCATCATCTGAAAATTCCAGATCTGTGTTAAATACTTCTCTAATTATTTGAGGTTCTCTATCATTTTCTCTTTCAGAAGACAAAATTCTTATCCTATCATTTAAATAATCATTTACTTCCATAAATCTAATAGCAATAATTCTATTAAACCAAGTATAAGCGATTTCCTCAATTAACTCATTTAAAGCATCTTGAAAATTCCCCTCTTTCACTTTTTCTTTTAATGTTTTTACCAATATTTCTCTTTGCTTGATTTCCCTTTTATTTAGTTCGACATTTCCTATTTTCAAATAATCATTTTCCGAAACTATTCCTTCTTCAATTTTATTTTCCGTAATTCCTATCAATTCCAATTTTCTTCTTACTTCTTTTTCCAGTTTTTCTTTCGCATTTACTGCAAAATTTCTTAATGCTACTTTGTCCATATTTGTATTGTAGTAAAAACTACAGTTCTCCTTTCTTTTATTAATATGTTAAATGAACTTAGGTTAGCAGAATAGTTTTTTCTATTATTAAATCAATGCTAGTTTCTAAAATTTTCTTTAAAATATTTTGTATGAATTTACACATACATATCACCTCTATTTTATGAAAAAAATACTCAAAAATTTCTATTATTAAAATCAATAATAATACGAATAAAAATACTATATCATTGTCTGCTATCCCTAGCTCTGCTAGCCTAAATTCATTTTTTTTAACCCCCACCTTTTACAATTTATTCTCTAAAATTCAACTTGCACTATCTCACTATCTTCTAATTCTTCTTCCAATCTTTTTTTCAATTTATCCAAATACTCTTTTATATCTTCTGAATTTCGTATTTCCCAAACTCTATCTTTATTAATTTCTGAAATTCCAATTCTTTTTGGTTTTTTTGCTTTTATTTCTTCTATATTTTCAGAAATCTCATTTGCTTTTTCTTTTTCTTCTAATATTTTTTCTTCTTTCTCAAAATTATTCAATAATTTATTTTTCAAGCTGATTGCTTCATTTTTATATGATTCAATATCTTTTATATTTTCACTTTTTTCAACTTTTTCTAAAATTTCACTAAATTGATTATTAATTTTTTTTATATATTGTTCTTTTAATTCAATATTTTCTGCATATTCTACTCTTTTCAAAGCAATTTCTTTTGTTTCATTTATACTATCAGTTATAGGCTTTCTTTTTTCATCCAAGATTTTATTGTATTTTTCATTAAATCTTCTATTTAATTCATTCAGATCTTTAATTCTGTTATATGGGTTATTATCATTTAGTATATTTTTTATATTCTTTGATATTTTTTCCAATTCATCATCTGAAAAATAATTTTTTGAATTAGTATACTTTTTATATAATTTAGTAGCTTCATCCCAAATATCTTTTTGATCTCCTTCAAAAAATTTCTCAATTGGTTCAAAATCTTCAGAAAAATCATAATAGTCATCTTCATGTCCAGAAATTTCATTGAATATTTCTCTAGCATCCTTTAATCCAAGTACTTTTCTAAAAAGTTTTTTCCCATTTGATAAAATTTCTTTCCCAGGATAATCTTTATTTTGACATTCTTTCTCAAAACTTTCTATTTTATTTATTTTTTCTGCCGATAATTCTTTAAACTCTTGGATCATCTTATCTGTATCGCTTATATCTAAAGTAACATCAAATAATTCTTTTGCAACATAATTCATTATTTTTACACTTCTATCATCAATTTTTTCCTTTATTCCCAGATAAATTCTTTCTGAATTATCTTTTTTTATAATACTATTAATAATATTTTCAGTAGTTTCATTTAATAATGTTAAACTAATCCTATTTTTTATAAGTTCAATTTTTCCATTCTTAAACGCTCTTGCAATAATCCATTCAATATCCTTTTCATTCCAACCATAAGGCGCTTTTGAAAACTTATCTTTTATTTCTTTTAAAGTTATTTTTAAATTTTTTTCTTTTATCATACGTACATGATTCACTATTTCACTTATCGCATTTTCATTATATTTTATACTTTCAACAGCAGTTAAAGTATTCCCTTTTTCCACAAAGATTTCCCTAATATCATCTTCACTCATAGGCTTTGTTATGTATTCTAATTTATGATATACATTATTCACTAATTTTTCCAATGCTTCATTGATTTTACTTTCATACTCTTTCGCATTAAGATTAAGTTTATTTCCACCTACATAATATTCTGCATTTTTAAGAACTTCTTTCAACAAACGATTTGAACGCTCTATATATTCTCTACGTTCAATAGTTTTATTCTCTTTAATCGAATTTCCTTTAGGCAATCCTTCTAATTCTCCCGATTTTAAAAATTTTTCTATTTTTATATCCATTTCTATTTCATTAATATACGAATTATTCTCACCTAAATCAATAAATACAGAATTTTCTTGAGAACTTTTCATTAAAAGCAAACTTTGATTTCCACTGTAATCTGAATTTGAAGTTACTATATTTACTGAAATGTCATGAGTAATATTTTCTTTTTGAAAATCATCAACTATTTTATTAAAAGGAAAAATATAATTTCCAAGTTTAGGATACTGATATTTCTTTTCTTTGTAAAAAACTTCAAATACTTTTTCAGATATTCTTTTAGCTATTTCACTTGTATCTACGTCAATTTTATCGATAATCTTTTCAACTTCCTGTTCTTCATTTGTTAAAAAAATATAGACATCCCCAGATTTTTGAACAAGTGTCTGTTTTATCAAAATATCCAATGCTTCTTTAACTTTTTCTTTTAAAGAGATTCTATCTTCATCAATATTTTCAACCATCAATGTTGTAATATTTTCCAAAGTCCCTTTTATTTCTTTAACATACTTAATCATAAATAACACTTTAAGAACATTCACATTAAAACAGTTTTCTTCTTTATCTGGATTAATATAACTATTTTCCATAGCTCTGGTAATAACTATAGAATGTGAATGATCTAAGAAACTCTGCAATCCATCATAAAATTTATCAAAAGGAATTAGTATTCCAACTTTACTATCTTTATACTTTTCTGCACTTTCTTTAAACATTGCAAGCATTGAACGTTCCCCTTCAGATAAATGTTTTCCACTTGAGCTATGTTCCCTAACAGATGTTAAAACATGAGAAAGAATTTGAAATTGATATGGAATAAATGGATAAACTTCTTGAAAATCTTTTTTATTTTCGTATATTTTTTTTTCTATCCCATCATCAAATATAATTAAATTTCTAACCACTGATTCTTTTTCATTGTATTTTAATGACAATTCCCTATTTGCATGCTCATTTTTATCTAAAATTCTCTTCTTAATAACTTCTGATACGTCTGTTGAAGTTAAATTAATTCTTGTTTTAAATCTTCCTTGTATTTTAGAAAAATCATTTCCTTTTACTTTTGTAATAGAATCTATCGCTTGTTGAGAAGTTACAACTACCCATGCTTTTCCTTTACATTGTACTCCTAAATCTTCTGTTACAGTTTGTAAATTCAACATTAAATCTGTATTTTCTCCAATATATTGTCCTACTTCATCAACACAAAATACAACATGATGATTATTTCCTTTTGATTTAATGTATTTATTTACCATTTTTGCAAAATCTTCTATTGAAATAGAATAATCTTTTTTTGAAATTTCTAACCAATCTTTAATTCCGGATTCACTCATAAATCCTATTTCTTCTATTGTTTGCGCAACTTTAGTTCTTATAAAATTAAATTTATGTCTTTCTTCGGTCCATACTTTTCCTGTTATCTCTTGAAATTTTCCTTTAAATTCTTCATATTTATTATTTTCTCTTAATTCTCTTTCTAAATCTGCCAAATGTGGAATTGAAGAAAATCCTTGCATTTCATTAAATACCTTCAAGAATACTTTTAGAATATCATCTTTCCCCTTATTTCCTGTACTATCACTTTTAGAATCAATATTAAACAATATAGAATCAGTTGAAGTCTGACACGCTATTTTCATATCTGCAATAACCATTTCATCTTTTATTTTATTATCTTCCAAAAAATAATCTATTGCCTTTTTCCCATTTATTTCTTTATTTGAAAGTAAATATGATAATATTTTTAATAAATGTGATTTCCCACTTCCAAAAAAACCACTTATCCAAACTCCCATATCATCTGTATTTCCATTAATTCCTTTACTATATGCTGAAAAAAAATCTCTAAAGTGTTTCTGTAATTCATTCGTTACAACATACTCTTCCAATTCTTGCTTCATATTTTCTTCTTCTTTTTGTCCTACTTTTATTACCCCTTTAATATCTCTGTCAATAGGTTTTCTAAACATATCTTTTAATTTCATAAATTTATTTGCATGATTTTATGATTAAAATCACACTCTCCTTTCTCAATTTTAAATATTATTATGATTTTTCACCCCACCTATTAAAGAATACTATTTTAACAATTTAAACGCTCTATAATAATTATCATCTTTAAATTCCTCAAATAACTGTAATGACTGTCCGTCATACTTTCCTGGATAAAACATAACTACTGGTGCTCTATCAAAAACTTGATGTAAATTATTTAATATTTTATGTGAACGCACAAAAGGAAATATCTTTCCTATACCAACTAGAAAAA
This window encodes:
- the pglZ gene encoding BREX-1 system phosphatase PglZ type A, encoding MNLEQITKVLNSEFKKEGRRIVFWYDEKQEFLSEIEELKLENVKLLRLKQDELFKTKLRLEREDKESNYLIYAPFKRSEDRDNHLADTIMYSKLFSPDPISIIAQNLNLNDEFKEVMERHRKFFAAKDRREKFEKLVEEKGVNKKEDIEIIMMRIITNSKAEIFKGFDDVVRILITDKNRKESRYLVEFNKYNLEEKFWELCRLKFGYVDDDPSLTKLLIGIFLTYASEKITREIPVRFKELSIRSTVMVFLNRLRQISEYREIFKNLVSEVYSIIDGNKYFKNILPEYLLELDIFDFPDEKITKWIVERIVDENFSAKLQDKSIEEIIELRREKNIDNLKLKIEYKILEYAYKGIKNTNFETCSDLLEIIEKYAQKDYMIDTYYRKFCYYYDQLTENSEKYSRLLELLETKYTDKFLNPANIKFNDLLNYRELPKKINLQKDFYKNYVEINKNRIVVIISDALRYETGRELFYKMSRDETVDAEIEYQLGIIPSVTKLGMAALLPHDKIEIEVENGDFSVLIDGKACNDRVKREKILKSYDENSVALDFDEVFRCSKNELREVFRNKKKLYIYHNQIDSIGDKSNTENEVFEACQKAIEEIMNLIKKLRVESINNIIVTADHGFIYKRRKIDESDKIENFSSKNDVVNRRYIVTENEYGEIGTNEINMSDVLNNKNENLKVISPNTSSVFKVSGGGQNYYHGGISLQELIVPVIKVKTAKGSVDTELVKVGLISEINKITNLKISLDFLQKSAVTDIIKPTEFEIYFIDSNESIISNIENYKANSEETETVKRIKKLRFTLINKKYKKDEEYYLVVKNIETKIEERKKIIIDILFSDDFGF
- a CDS encoding type II toxin-antitoxin system RelB/DinJ family antitoxin, with product MAQAMINFRIDEKIKKEMEKICREMGMSMTTAFTIFATKVTKEKRIPFEITADPFYSESNMKYLEKVIADIESGKAKLVEHDLIEE
- the pglX gene encoding BREX-1 system adenine-specific DNA-methyltransferase PglX; the encoded protein is MDKVALRNFAVNAKEKLEKEVRRKLELIGITENKIEEGIVSENDYLKIGNVELNKREIKQREILVKTLKEKVKEGNFQDALNELIEEIAYTWFNRIIAIRFMEVNDYLNDRIRILSSERENDREPQIIREVFNTDLEFSDDEKNYVYNLKEESKTEELFRFLFIKKCNKLNEILPELFEEAEDYSELLLPISINDEEGILRKLVDGVPKESFDIKKEGQIEVIGWLYQYYNEEKKKEVDKKTKKGKKVEQDDIPAKTQLFTPKWIVKYMVENSLGNLWMEGHPNENLEEKWKFLVKGEKQEEEIESKLEKLNENYKEMKVEEIKIIDPCMGSGHILVYAFDVLMDIYSNLGYSNRDAVQSILENNIYGLDIDKRAYQLAYFALMMKAREYYKRIFSKKLELNICYTRESNDINKEVIDFISNGNNKIKDELDLIYNSFLDAKEYGSLIEVPKIDYNKIKNRLLEIENTDFYNLFDELKKEEIKNKFYYVIKTSEILSKKYEVVATNPPYMGSSMMDSKLSKYTKKNYPDSKSDMFAVFIEKCNSLTAENGFCSMITMHAWMFLSSYEKLREKMTLIEILNMVHLGTRAFDEIGGEVVQTTVWIQRKNKISNFKGSYIRLVDFPGEKNKRNKFLETVENKDKKYYFRKVKENFEKIPGMPIGYWASENLLEDFEKGIKTSELIEPKQGLASSDNNLFLRQWYEVEEEKISYNTKSIEETEGNGYKWYTYNKGGGRRQWYGNYDYVVNWENNGKEIKEYASKLYKNYSRTIKNISYYFKEAITWPLITSGGYSIRYRELGSIHDVSGMSAFSENKLRLKYILGIMGTKISNFIFNMLNPTVNLQVGDFNNFPVIENEQIKPKVISIVDDCIKISKYDWNTFETAWDFKVSPLVNIERYVEEFENVKIGENGNVENKKIDKTQITLIEEAYSQYKEFTNNQFLKLKENEEELNRIFIDIYGLQDELTSDVSDKDITIAKIFDTDDEINDEIKGNNYVLTKADVVKQFISYAVGCMFGRYSLDEEGLAFAGGEFEKNKYSKFIPDEDNCIPITDSKYFSDDIVTRFVEFVKTVYGEEILEENLKFIAQALSDKNNAPKEIIREYFLKDFYKDHVKRYKKRPIYWLYDAGKKNGFKALIYMHRYNEQTTAKVRIGYLHELQKHYERRASFLKDEIESNNNRKKAEQELKKIKLQLEECKQFDEKMNHLSSEYISIDLDDGVKVNYEKVQTGRDGKKYEILGKVK